CAAGACACATCCATAGGCTACATACAGCGCTAGAGACAGACCTGTGTTTGGAAAACCGAGCAGATACAGACGGGTTGATGTTTGACCGgcgcggagagagagagcaggagaaactgCCGCTTCCGCGGGCAGTGTGTCCGGGCTGccggcaattaaaaaaaacaaaaaaaaaactccgcTCATATCGACAGCTTTACGTCGcgcacaacaacagcagcaaccaaccaggaaaaactaaaactgtgagtGAAACTGTGACTGAGCAGGACTGTGATGGTGACGAGGCCTGTGTGTCGTTTTCCTCCCTAATTGTTTAAtgaacagtagctacagtattttcttttgcacCTGTAGGCTatatgttacaaaaaaacaaactgatttacagcttgttgtttataaagctgctgtactgtggactcatttctgtgcatgagctgtcagtcagtgaaacAGATTGTTGCAGagcatttccctcctcctggGATTTTAGTTATGAtgggaaaaatatgaatgatgtcatcagcgacTAGTCGACGATCCGGTCGCGCGCACCCCTCTCCCCCCCCCGTCGATCAGCCCACCCTCGCCGCCACTCTTTAAAAAATTCCTGGCGGAAACACTGCAAGCTGCACCTAAAAATATTTACTTGTCAAAGTGTTATCCTATATGGAGCTACAGAATACAACCAGCAGTTTTCCAGTTAATGTCCTCTAGTCACTGTTAATTTTGCCAACCTGAATAGACAGCAGTTGACCTTTTGTCTGtccttcctgtgtctcctcAGCCATCCTGGGTACTTTGGTAAGGTGGGTATGAGACATTACCACCTGAAGAGGAACACAACCCACTGCCCCACCATCAACCTGGACAAGCTGTGGACGCTGGTGAGCGAGCAGACCAGGGTCAACTATGGCAAGAAGCCCGAGGGACCTGCACCCATCATTGATGCTGTGCGCGCTGTAAGTGTTGGCCGatattttcattactgattaaatGTCTCCAGCCTTCATCACTCATACACAATGGCAGAGGGTGATTGGGTCAGTTGGATTTTGGATGTCAACTCTCCATGTCTTGATTTTGCTCACTGTGGTAACTGAACAAAGCCCAGTCAAAGTTGGggcgtgtctgtgtgttatgAATGTTTCCCTGGTCATAGTCTTTGGCCTAAGCTAGGCTAAAAGTTCCTATGAAACAGTTAGTGGAGTGCTATTTGCTTACGTCGGCGAACACTTTGCTCTGGCAGCATCCCTGTCTTTATACATCCAAGGCAGCATCATTAAAATTGAGCGTTTATTGGACCAAAAATGGCACATGTCCCCAATTGCTGGATGAGTTGACTTCATCATTTTTGCAAATTACTAACTCAAATGTGCAAACTCCACTATGGATTAAGACGTatattaaaacactttaaaacatcaatttggacttcatgggaacttgaACATCAAGTACAGCTCTCTGTACTGGATGCACTGTTATTGATCTCGTCTCTGACATGTGGCAAGCGTATTTCCCAAGCTGGCTTTGTTCAATGAGCGTTTTCAATTTTTGGTACACAGACATAGAAAGCTTAAATCTCAGATCTAAATCTTTAATTCTGTTACTATATTTCTGTCCCTACCTAACAACATGTAACAAGTTGTATCCAATCTTGGAGTACATATGCAGACAAATACAAACAGGAGATTAGAGTAATAACTCACAACAATGTATTCAGATGTCTGAAAAGGAATGGCTGAACTTTGCATTGGGTCAAGATTTGTGGAATGGTCTTGCATACACCACTGTAAATGTgttgctgtcttcattttatGAAGACAGTAGTTGACCCATAATCTTGCGGAGTTTGTATCCAGTTCCAGTCCTTGTTAACAGATGCTGTGAAAATACTGTGATGCAAATATTTCTTGTTGAGCATGGCAGAATATTGCAACTTCACCTACTGTATGCAGTGTTTTTTGTACATAAAATTAAcacagcaacattatgtcagttaaaatggtCTTCATGCAGATGTGGTTGGTGGTTATCCAGTTGTACTAATATTGCGTTTTTAATTTCACAGGGTTACTACAAAGTTCTTGGCAAAGGCAAGCTGCCCAAGCAGCCCGTGATTGTCAAGGCCAAGTTCTTCAGCCGACGGGCCGAGGAGAAGATCAAGGCAGTGGGAGGAGCCTGTGTGCTGATGGCATAATGCTcttgtcagtgtttttccaaaataaaatgtataaatgggaactacatgtttgtttttgtctatgCCTCTAATGCCTTTTTATATATGGTGTGATATGTGCTACATTTTGAGCTTTTGCTTGCAGTATTTGTTGCTTGCATGATAAGCTCCACTTGGATATTGACAGTCTTTTTGAATACTCTTATGCTCAAATGAAATGTCATAAACCAACACGGTAAAGTCATTATTAGTGgggtaaaatatttttttggctGAGTAACTATTTTGTTACAGCCACTTATCACTGCAGTTATGACTATTGGTTACATGGATGACAGCATCCTGCATGAtatgtaaacataaaaatatatctgGGCAATAAGTTACCTGAGGGTTACAGCAGATCtcaaaatatgaatttaaaaCTGGGCTTAACATTTGAAAACTGATATAGGAAGTTTGGAAAGAGATGGCAATGGTCTGCAACCTTTTTAGCTTGTAGACCATTAAAAAGGCTCTTTCAACCCCTTGATCCCAGGGTTTGCATCTATGAGCAGTCTAAGCACTGACTTCCCGTCCATTGTTGTATTTGACTGAATATTTAGAGAAATACTGTAGATTGAAAACTAACCTGGGTTTCTAGATCAAGCTAAGAGAAAAAGATCTATGTTTA
This sequence is a window from Pagrus major chromosome 8, Pma_NU_1.0. Protein-coding genes within it:
- the rpl27a gene encoding large ribosomal subunit protein uL15; this encodes MPTKKTKTRKLRGHVSHGHGRIGKHRKHPGGRGNAGGMHHHRINFDKYHPGYFGKVGMRHYHLKRNTTHCPTINLDKLWTLVSEQTRVNYGKKPEGPAPIIDAVRAGYYKVLGKGKLPKQPVIVKAKFFSRRAEEKIKAVGGACVLMA